In one Magallana gigas chromosome 9, xbMagGiga1.1, whole genome shotgun sequence genomic region, the following are encoded:
- the LOC117692296 gene encoding uncharacterized protein, protein MEDTAANNRESKSSSEDCSPDTSSTAVPQMKRSHSDTGAASSSSSKVKKRCKQVHFAEPSESSSSQANSDSPLLLQNVPSLTSRWTEDVLSRFKIQVTQNSPDMHNVFLQGCLHFVPDTQKCAELMELFMSKEDNVYECYKHVLQNVFSLHCDDISTVNLDDIKEMERALADPGWIKAFTNGFQNKKICRRTLKDISRKLQQFVWQLIYMVRTHRGQEGEKVTEEMYQELFVLFAKTFGLHILSGGNVNQYGLIAGESGRFVTIPDGVICHPMTEEDQICAVVQVTECQLNGDNSIQRSSSPDHVGGDLQSKHVGQSLGVLPYSVFGERGMFGILVDGTNVTISVFKTDSSYYQKLCNGCLPKNEAAVTFSKQYNMLRKDGRTECIQTFLHLKKLLEYLTNKSFP, encoded by the exons ATGGAGGACACAGCTGCGAACAATCGTGAAAGTAAATCATCATCTGAGGATTGTAGCCCTGATACATCTTCAACTGCAGTTCCACAGATGAAAAGAAGTCACTCTGACACTGGGGCTGCGTCCTCATCAAGTTCAAAAGTCAAGAAGCGATGTAAACAAGTCCATTTTGCCGAACCGTCTGAAAGTTCTTCATCGCAGGCAAACTCTGATAGCCCACTGCTTCTACAAAATGTCCCTAGCCTCACATCTAGATGGACGGAAGACGTACTGTCACGTTTTAAAATTCAGGTGACACAGAATTCTCCAGATATGCATAACGTGTTTCTGCAAGGCTGTTTACATTTCGTTCCCGACACACAGAAATGTGCAGAACTAATGGAGTTATTTATGTCAAAAGAGGACAATGTGTATGAGTGCTATAAACATGtgcttcaaaatgtttttagttTGCACTGTGACGATATTTCAACAGTTAATTTAGATGACATCAAAGAAATGGAAAGAGCTTTGGCAGACCCTGGGTGGATTAAAGCTTTTACTAATGGATTTCAGAACAAGAAAATTTGCAGAAG AACTCTGAAGGACATTAGCAGGAAGCTTCAGCAGTTTGTATGGCAGCTGATTTATATGGTGAGAACACATCGCGGACAGGAAGGGGAAAAGGTGACGGAAGAGATGTACCAGGAACTGTTTGTGCTGTTTGCCAAAACCTTTGGTCTGCATATTTT GTCTGGGGGTAATGTAAACCAGTATGGTCTGATCGCCGGAGAAAGTGGGAGATTTGTAACTATACCAGACGGAGTGATCTGTCATCCAATGACTGAGGAAGACCAAATCTGTGCTGTTGTACAG GTAACGGAATGTCAGTTGAATGGAGATAACTCAATCCAAAGAAGTTCTAGTCCTGATCACGTTGGAGGAGATCTACAGAGTAAACATGTCGGACAGAGTCTCGGTGTTCTACCGTACTCAGTGTTTGGAGAAAGGGGAATGTTTGGAATTCTTGTTGACGGAACGAAT GTGACTATTTCAGTGTTCAAAACCGACAGCTCATACTATCAAAAGTTGTGCAATGGATGTCTTCCAAAAAATGAAGCAGCTGTAACATTCAGCAAACAGTACAACATGCTACGAAAGGACGGAAGAACAGAGTGTATCCAAACGTTTCTTCATTTGAAGAAACTACTAGAGTATTTAACTAACAAATCATTTCCTTGA
- the LOC117692301 gene encoding multiple epidermal growth factor-like domains protein 10 isoform X2, whose translation MILHRILQEVPSVVFYFLQLALYHYLMVAASSNNCEGKPHECCAGYTFNATLDTCVECDVGFYNTTCSSPCPYPTYGRDCQNICNCTQNMCNIVQGCLKDIEISENGTAVISKKIAQRKQGVSTNSAMTSALTGLVSLSVLVLIAYAIQKRYGGREKPMLDIMEMGQREKPDKSNNL comes from the exons ATGATATTACACAGAATACTTCAAGAAGTACCTAGTGTTGTCttttattttctacaattaGCTCTCTATCATTATTTGATGGTGGCTGCAAGTAGCAACAACTGTGAAGG AAAACCTCATGAATGCTGTGCAGGATATACATTTAATGCTACTTTGGACACATGTGTAG AATGCGATGTTGGTTTCTATAACACTACTTGTTCATCTCCCTGTCCGTATCCAACCTATGGACGAGACTGTCAAAACATTTGTAACTGCACACAGAATATGTGCAACATTGTACAGGGCTGCCTGAAAGACATTG aaatttcaGAAAACGGAACCGCTGTGATTTCGAAGAAAATTGCGCAGAGGAAGCAGGGAGTGTCTACAAACAGTGCGATGACGTCAGCTCTGACTGGATTGGTTTCTCTCTCGGTGCTGGTGCTGATAGCGTACGCCATTCAGAAGCGTTATGGTGGAAGAGAAAAACCTATGCTGGACATTATGGAAATGGGTCAGCGTGAAAAACCAGACAAGAGCAACAATCTTTAG
- the LOC136271579 gene encoding putative nuclease HARBI1: MKCTRIFRVNIMADNTLILFLVAELDDDDEDNQNTYDAESITAIVASSTARQEKIKISGYVDEVVPQYLLDDFKRFFRVTRTTFETICENIQMYQVLLPSWTGGREHIPIFKQLLIVLWYVASQETLNRIADRFDIAEVSVVRCRNRVFHVFLTYLKTKFITWPQEGVHRQEVLDGFERKANFPGVLGAIDGTHIKIKAPKQHPETYVNRKGYHSVILQAVCREDMRFTHVVAGSVGSCHDARVLRTSDLWENGPARCGDAHIIGDAAYPLRNWLLTPYRDNGHLTPTQRHYNTCLSTTRVTVERAFGVYKGRFRRLQYVDTHKVETAVDLIIVCCILHNICILNEDEMIDYFEDDNAVNHNPLPRNQAGGNAEANAKRDNIANSL; encoded by the exons ATGAAATGCACGAGGATATTCCGGGTAAACATCATGGCGGacaatacattgattttatttctcgTCGCTGAACTGGATGATGACGATGAGGATAATCAAAACACCTACGATGCTGAATCAATAACCGCAATAGTTGCTTCATCAAC TGCCCGCCAGGAGAAAATTAAGATAAGTGGATACGTGGATGAAGTAGTACCTCAGTACCTTTTGGATGATTTTAAACGTTTCTTTAGAGTGACAAGAACAACCTTTGAAACTATTTGTGAAAATATTCAGATGTATCAAGTGCTTCTTCCAAGTTGGACAGGAGGCAGAGAGCATATACCTATTTTCAAGCAACTTCTAATCGTATTATGGTACGTTGCAAGCCAAGAAACACTAAACCGTATTGCCGACAGATTTGATATTGCTGAAGTTTCTGTGGTACGATGTAGAAATCGtgtttttcatgttttcttgacttacttaaaaacaaagttcattaCGTGGCCCCAAGAAGGAGTTCACAGGCAAGAAGTTTTAGATGGTTTTGAAAGGAAAGCTAACTTCCCAGGTGTGTTAGGTGCTATCGACGGtacacatataaaaataaaagcaccAAAGCAACACCCAGAGACATATGTCAATCGAAAAGGGTACCACTCTGTGATTTTGCAGGCAGTATGTAGGGAAGATATGCGGTTCACACATGTTGTTGCAGGTAGCGTTGGCAGTTGTCATGATGCAAGGGTGCTGAGAACATCTGATCTCTGGGAAAATGGACCCGCGAGGTGTGGTGATGCTCACATTATAGGGGATGCTGCATATCCTCTCAGGAATTGGCTATTGACCCCTTACAGAGATAATGGACATTTAACCCCAACTCAACGCCACTATAATACATGCCTGTCAACTACCCGAGTAACAGTTGAGCGTGCATTTGGTGTGTACAAAGGTAGATTTCGAAGATTACAATATGTAGACACTCACAAAGTTGAAACTGCTGTTGACTTAATTATTGTTTGCTGCATtctacacaatatttgtattctGAACGAAGATGAAATGATAGACTACTTCGAAGATGATAATGCGGTAAATCATAATCCTCTGCCGAGAAATCAGGCAGGTGGAAATGCTGAAGCAAATGCCAAACGCGATAATATTGCAAACAGTCTTTGA
- the LOC117692301 gene encoding uncharacterized protein isoform X1, producing the protein MILHRILQEVPSVVFYFLQLALYHYLMVAASSNNCEGKPHECCAGYTFNATLDTCVECDVGFYNTTCSSPCPYPTYGRDCQNICNCTQNMCNIVQGCLKDIETNPPGKLKLVWKHPQIVKIQSCENMTPREISENGTAVISKKIAQRKQGVSTNSAMTSALTGLVSLSVLVLIAYAIQKRYGGREKPMLDIMEMGQREKPDKSNNL; encoded by the exons ATGATATTACACAGAATACTTCAAGAAGTACCTAGTGTTGTCttttattttctacaattaGCTCTCTATCATTATTTGATGGTGGCTGCAAGTAGCAACAACTGTGAAGG AAAACCTCATGAATGCTGTGCAGGATATACATTTAATGCTACTTTGGACACATGTGTAG AATGCGATGTTGGTTTCTATAACACTACTTGTTCATCTCCCTGTCCGTATCCAACCTATGGACGAGACTGTCAAAACATTTGTAACTGCACACAGAATATGTGCAACATTGTACAGGGCTGCCTGAAAGACATTG aaactaatccgccaggaaaactgaaacttgtgtggaagcaccctcagattgtgaagattcaaagttgtgaaaacatgacccccaggg aaatttcaGAAAACGGAACCGCTGTGATTTCGAAGAAAATTGCGCAGAGGAAGCAGGGAGTGTCTACAAACAGTGCGATGACGTCAGCTCTGACTGGATTGGTTTCTCTCTCGGTGCTGGTGCTGATAGCGTACGCCATTCAGAAGCGTTATGGTGGAAGAGAAAAACCTATGCTGGACATTATGGAAATGGGTCAGCGTGAAAAACCAGACAAGAGCAACAATCTTTAG